AAAGATGCCAACATCACCGCTTATACACAGGGCCGTATTGAATCTTTACAGCTAGAACCCGGAACCCGCGTTTCCAAAGGTCAGGTCGTAGGCCATGTTGATACCCGCCTGCGTGAGCTCAGCCTTAAAACTGCCCAGCTTGCGATTGACAAGCTGGAGCAGGATACACAACGGTACAAAGACCTTTATGAAGGCAAGGCCATCTCAGAAGTGAATTATCTGGATGTAAAGTATAATTATGAAAACTCCCGTCTTCAGGCAGAGCAGGCGCAAAAGCAGATTGAAGATGGGAAAATTATCGCGCCAATCAGTGGAATCGTAACTGTCAAAAACCTGGAACCCGGTGAATACGCCAATCCGGGCGCCGTTTTGGCGACTGTCGTGGACATCTCACGGTTGAAAGCGATTGTCATGGTCGATGAGCAGGTCGTTTACCAGCTCAGTGAAGGGCAGAAGGCCGAAATTCAAACCGAGCTTTTCCCCGGGAAAATATTTGCAGGAACCATCACCTTTATCAATCCTAAAGCAGATATTAACCACAATTACCGGGTAGAGGTAACCATTGCCAACAACCAGGGGGTAACGCTGAAGGCTGGTAGTTTTGTCATGGTTGATTTTAAACTCAATCAGGATAGCAAAGCCCTGATGATTCCCAAAGCCGCGTTGGTAGAAGGGGTTAAAAATCCGGGTGTATTTGTCGTTAAAGACGGCACCACACATTATCGCAAGATTGTTCTGGGACGTGAAAGCGGAGAGAAAATAGAAGTGGTCTCAGGTCTTAGCCTGGGAGAAGAAATCGTGGTTTCCGGTCAGATCAATCTTATCGACGGCTCACCCGTGGAAGTAATCGAGTAAGTAATTTTTACCCAAGAATTTCAATCGACACATGTCTCTTACAGAAATATCCATTAAACGCCCGTTGCTGATCACAGTGGTATTTGTGGTGCTGGTTTTGTTTGGTTTTATCAGTTACAGCAATCTGAACTACAACCTGCTCCCAAAGTTTGAAGCTAATGTGCTTTCAATCAGTACCATTTATCCGGGCGCGTCTCCCCGCGAGGTCGAGACCAATATTACCAAGCCGGTAGAAGATGCCGTCTCCGCCATCGAAGGTATAGATAAAATTACCTCTACTTCTCAGGAGGGCTTTTCGCTTGTACTGATTACCCTAAAACCCGGAATCAGTACAATTACGGCTCAGCGCGATGCTGAAAGAAAAATCGGGCAAATCACTTCGCTTTTGCCTCAAGACATCGACGACCCGGTGGTCAATCGCTTTAACACAGAGGAGCTTCCGGTATTGCGAATCAGTGCT
The DNA window shown above is from Bacteroidia bacterium and carries:
- a CDS encoding efflux RND transporter periplasmic adaptor subunit, which codes for MRNRIIVISVVILLLLAMAVTLVSNKKVIDAKKQVVDRSGFAIGVSTVHVEQKEISGVLLLPANLEPNKDANITAYTQGRIESLQLEPGTRVSKGQVVGHVDTRLRELSLKTAQLAIDKLEQDTQRYKDLYEGKAISEVNYLDVKYNYENSRLQAEQAQKQIEDGKIIAPISGIVTVKNLEPGEYANPGAVLATVVDISRLKAIVMVDEQVVYQLSEGQKAEIQTELFPGKIFAGTITFINPKADINHNYRVEVTIANNQGVTLKAGSFVMVDFKLNQDSKALMIPKAALVEGVKNPGVFVVKDGTTHYRKIVLGRESGEKIEVVSGLSLGEEIVVSGQINLIDGSPVEVIE